In the Pirellulaceae bacterium genome, one interval contains:
- a CDS encoding AI-2E family transporter, whose protein sequence is MSRWISLIILLVIIIVTGWLLYRVMAGFLLPLFLAAVLAVIFRPVHTWVFYRFKGRPYLSAGLTTTAILLVVLVPFCGVLALAVHEGLDAVSGDVLEKTGAQLSQLRRRVGLSIPFAQFSGRPNDTTYALQEVTRQVKALPDRLSSPAETSGSEVDQVRFVRDALQALQAQLGKIAAQLSEHASPEDSVEMQRVRRLMQQAPDDPFRPLNEMVQTLEESVAYLEERPISSKLDQEKDAGGQADLDAQQAGINQVAGLRTQYMKLKASYDSFRIDLLGGTFWGGLTELANPNARQIETLRASFEKQLRGSITSVAGQATAIVGSFALGLAIMTISIFYFLKDGPGMIRTLMRLSPLDDRYELQLITEFDSVSRAVVLATLLSAVAQGFLAGLGYFFAGLDSVVLLTMLTMLFALVPFVGAAAIWVPAAFWLAFVEQRFPAAIVLFIYGATIVSMADNIVKPYVLHGQSKLHPLLALLSVLGGVQALGPIGILVGPMVVSFLQALLNILNQELTALTPATAELSENAKNG, encoded by the coding sequence ATGTCACGCTGGATATCTTTGATTATTTTGCTCGTCATCATCATCGTGACGGGCTGGCTTCTTTACCGTGTCATGGCTGGCTTCCTGTTACCGTTGTTTTTGGCCGCCGTGTTAGCGGTGATTTTTCGCCCCGTCCACACGTGGGTCTTTTATCGGTTTAAAGGACGCCCGTATTTGTCAGCTGGGCTGACCACCACCGCCATATTGCTCGTTGTGCTCGTGCCTTTTTGTGGCGTGTTAGCGCTGGCTGTTCATGAAGGGTTGGATGCCGTTAGCGGAGATGTGTTGGAAAAAACCGGAGCTCAATTATCACAGCTTCGGCGGCGTGTCGGGCTCAGTATTCCATTTGCACAATTCAGTGGACGGCCAAACGATACGACGTATGCGTTGCAGGAAGTCACTCGGCAAGTCAAAGCTTTGCCGGATCGCTTGTCGTCGCCCGCAGAAACCTCTGGCTCAGAGGTCGACCAAGTGCGATTTGTTCGCGATGCACTTCAAGCCTTGCAAGCGCAGTTGGGAAAAATTGCCGCCCAGCTGTCGGAGCATGCGTCGCCGGAGGACTCCGTTGAGATGCAAAGGGTTCGGCGATTAATGCAACAAGCACCGGACGATCCATTTCGACCACTGAATGAGATGGTCCAAACGTTGGAAGAGTCGGTTGCTTATTTGGAGGAGAGGCCGATCTCGTCAAAGCTGGATCAAGAAAAGGATGCAGGGGGGCAGGCCGATCTCGATGCACAGCAGGCTGGAATAAATCAGGTGGCCGGCTTGCGAACCCAGTACATGAAACTCAAAGCGAGCTACGATTCCTTTCGAATTGATTTGCTGGGAGGTACTTTTTGGGGCGGTTTGACGGAACTCGCCAACCCCAATGCAAGACAGATTGAAACATTGCGGGCGTCCTTTGAGAAGCAGCTGCGAGGCTCTATTACCTCAGTGGCCGGACAAGCAACCGCAATTGTCGGCTCCTTTGCGCTCGGCTTGGCAATCATGACGATCTCGATCTTTTATTTTCTTAAGGATGGTCCGGGCATGATCCGTACACTCATGCGTTTGTCACCCCTTGATGATCGCTATGAATTACAGCTGATTACCGAATTTGATTCGGTGAGTCGTGCGGTCGTTCTCGCAACCTTACTGTCTGCTGTTGCTCAGGGGTTTCTGGCCGGTTTGGGCTATTTCTTTGCCGGCCTTGATTCCGTTGTCTTGCTGACGATGCTGACAATGTTGTTTGCGCTCGTTCCGTTTGTCGGCGCCGCTGCGATCTGGGTGCCCGCCGCATTTTGGCTCGCCTTTGTTGAGCAGCGGTTTCCTGCCGCAATCGTCCTGTTTATCTACGGAGCCACCATCGTTTCGATGGCCGACAATATCGTTAAGCCGTACGTCCTGCATGGACAATCGAAACTACATCCCTTGTTAGCTTTGTTGAGTGTGCTGGGGGGCGTGCAGGCGCTGGGGCCGATTGGCATTCTTGTGGGGCCGATGGTTGTTTCATTCTTACAGGCCTTGTTGAATATTCTCAATCAGGAGTTAACCGCGCTCACGCCTGCAACCGCTGAATTAAGTGAAAATGCCAAGAATGGTTGA
- a CDS encoding lysylphosphatidylglycerol synthase domain-containing protein → MNKRNLIAAFRFTVAAIVLFFLYRAVQDACQKLTTEDGFSLSEIRLHWLAAAGLFYFVGLIPMAIYWHRMLHAFGQSPTLMQTLSAFYLGHLGKYVPGKAMVVVIRTGCLKKAKVNATVAAVSVFAETLTMMAVGAFLAAAILTVSFLDQRWLIVLAIALMTLSGVPTWPPVFRWLVKRLRVTKIEPELEAALEGYTVRLTLFGWLANGIGWFVLALSLWAVLQAIPLDPPLESLPEIWFRLTAAICLAVVAGFLSLLPGGIGVREIVLDELMVEPFGRLAAIVSAVLLRLVWLMTEVLISSILYLWMKLRSN, encoded by the coding sequence TTGAATAAACGCAACTTAATCGCTGCATTTCGTTTCACCGTTGCCGCGATTGTCCTATTCTTTCTTTACCGGGCGGTCCAGGACGCATGTCAAAAGCTGACGACTGAAGACGGTTTTTCGTTGAGTGAGATTCGCCTGCATTGGTTAGCGGCTGCCGGCCTATTCTATTTCGTTGGCTTGATACCGATGGCGATCTACTGGCATCGGATGCTGCACGCTTTCGGGCAATCACCCACTTTGATGCAAACGCTTTCAGCCTTCTATCTCGGGCATCTCGGAAAGTACGTTCCGGGCAAAGCCATGGTGGTTGTAATTCGAACCGGTTGCCTGAAAAAAGCCAAAGTGAATGCAACCGTTGCTGCAGTCAGTGTTTTTGCCGAAACGCTCACCATGATGGCCGTCGGCGCATTCTTGGCGGCGGCGATTCTAACAGTAAGCTTTTTGGATCAGCGATGGTTAATCGTCTTGGCCATCGCCTTGATGACCTTGTCAGGTGTGCCGACCTGGCCACCCGTTTTCCGCTGGCTGGTCAAGCGACTTCGAGTAACAAAGATTGAACCAGAACTCGAAGCGGCGTTGGAAGGGTACACCGTACGCCTCACGCTGTTTGGCTGGCTGGCAAACGGAATTGGCTGGTTCGTTCTGGCGCTAAGCCTCTGGGCAGTCCTGCAGGCCATCCCGCTGGATCCACCCCTTGAATCGTTACCGGAAATTTGGTTCCGCTTAACGGCTGCGATCTGTTTAGCGGTTGTAGCGGGCTTTTTGTCACTCTTGCCGGGAGGCATTGGTGTTCGAGAAATCGTACTTGACGAGTTGATGGTCGAGCCATTCGGCCGTTTGGCGGCGATTGTTTCAGCTGTTTTGCTTCGTTTAGTCTGGCTGATGACGGAGGTCTTGATATCGAGTATCCTGTATCTATGGATGAAATTACGCTCAAACTGA
- a CDS encoding glycosyltransferase family 2 protein, translating into MLSIVIPVLNEDESLVRLHAELLDVARQHGYELDIIFIDDGSTDNSWQVINQLATSDRQVRGIRFRRNFGKAAALSVGFSAARADLVMSMDADLQDDPREIPRMLKKIGDGFDVVTGWKRTRHDPWHKVIPSRVFNWMVSRMTGVVLHDHNCGFKCYRRDVFRELRLYGELHRFVPVLAAARGWRIGEIEVNHRRRQHGYSKYGLLRIPKGFLDLLTVKFLTGFGQRPQHMLGTLGLGFFFLGSLGIVTLTLAWIVTRLIPGSENDVHLTDRAIFFYSLGSAILGGQLMSIGFLAELMTAFHGREVDTYSVSDRVGGESSWRLSDDRARRAIEPSTPPTRDLAGGPHIPLRKQSESSQQKNE; encoded by the coding sequence ATGCTATCGATCGTGATTCCCGTCCTGAATGAAGACGAGAGTTTAGTTCGCCTGCATGCCGAATTATTGGATGTCGCGAGACAGCATGGATACGAACTCGATATCATCTTCATCGATGATGGTTCGACCGACAATTCCTGGCAAGTCATCAACCAGCTTGCGACAAGTGACCGACAGGTTCGCGGCATTCGCTTTCGCAGAAACTTTGGCAAAGCTGCTGCTCTCAGCGTAGGATTCTCGGCGGCCCGAGCAGACTTGGTCATGTCGATGGACGCTGACTTGCAAGACGATCCCCGTGAAATACCTCGCATGCTGAAAAAGATCGGTGACGGCTTTGACGTTGTCACGGGCTGGAAACGCACGCGACATGATCCGTGGCACAAGGTCATACCATCTCGTGTCTTCAATTGGATGGTAAGTCGAATGACGGGCGTTGTGCTGCACGACCACAATTGCGGCTTCAAATGTTATCGTCGCGATGTCTTTCGAGAATTGCGACTCTACGGCGAGCTACACCGGTTCGTTCCTGTGCTGGCTGCTGCACGCGGATGGCGTATTGGGGAAATTGAAGTCAATCATCGCCGGCGACAACACGGCTATTCGAAGTACGGACTGCTGCGGATCCCCAAAGGATTCTTGGATCTTTTGACCGTCAAATTCCTGACGGGATTTGGCCAACGCCCTCAGCACATGCTGGGTACCTTAGGGCTTGGCTTTTTCTTCTTGGGATCGCTCGGTATTGTCACGTTGACTTTAGCCTGGATCGTGACGCGGCTTATCCCGGGAAGTGAGAACGACGTCCACCTGACGGATCGAGCGATTTTCTTCTATTCGCTTGGCTCCGCAATCCTGGGTGGCCAGTTGATGTCGATCGGATTTTTGGCTGAACTGATGACCGCTTTTCACGGCCGCGAGGTCGACACCTATTCGGTATCTGACCGTGTTGGTGGCGAATCGAGCTGGCGATTGAGTGATGATCGAGCCAGACGTGCAATTGAACCAAGTACGCCTCCCACTCGAGATTTGGCAGGTGGGCCGCACATCCCTCTGAGAAAGCAGAGCGAATCGTCGCAGCAAAAAAATGAGTGA
- a CDS encoding winged helix-turn-helix domain-containing protein: MSTVTSDSVSLQDSCTVIDQIGETAGVVWNVLHSEGPMSLAKLVRTVGAPRDLVQQAVGWLAREEKVCIEEGRRSRQVSLKNGC, from the coding sequence ATGTCTACGGTAACTTCCGATTCAGTTTCGTTGCAGGATTCTTGCACGGTCATTGACCAAATTGGTGAAACGGCCGGCGTTGTTTGGAACGTGTTGCACAGCGAAGGTCCGATGTCATTAGCGAAACTTGTGCGTACTGTCGGGGCACCCCGAGACTTAGTGCAGCAAGCGGTAGGTTGGTTGGCGCGTGAAGAAAAAGTTTGCATTGAGGAGGGGCGTCGCAGCCGTCAAGTTTCGCTCAAAAACGGCTGCTGA
- a CDS encoding tetratricopeptide repeat protein: protein MNSTWNHRLTSWLFRSAACWLGLLLLMGCASLRPRSPVERDVLLARQLSQQGLDALDRGQIKQAEDHFSEALDRCPANINARCHLADCLWKRGESLNAIEQLSDALAISEHDDTQILIRLGQMKFDVGENAEAQKLVHRALQASPEAPAAWQLDGAIKHKRSDWPQALASYQRALSYQPNDAETQLAVAEIYADLQRPGRTLSTLDRLEQRVVPVQHRQRMLTLKGHALHGLSRYEEASDALLAAIEAGEPSPELLASLAETQFEAGQYQQARQTIRHALPVVGPEQTALLQRLMTKIAANEHAGGNRVR from the coding sequence ATGAACTCGACCTGGAATCATCGCCTGACAAGTTGGCTATTCCGCAGCGCGGCTTGCTGGCTAGGTCTTCTGCTATTGATGGGGTGTGCCAGCCTGCGCCCGCGGTCGCCAGTCGAGCGGGATGTCCTGCTGGCCAGGCAGCTATCTCAACAAGGGCTTGATGCACTGGACCGAGGTCAGATTAAACAAGCCGAAGATCATTTTTCCGAAGCGCTGGATCGTTGCCCTGCCAACATCAATGCTCGCTGTCACTTGGCCGATTGTCTCTGGAAACGAGGAGAGAGCCTGAATGCGATCGAACAATTGTCTGATGCTTTGGCCATCTCAGAGCATGACGATACCCAAATCTTGATTCGACTCGGGCAAATGAAGTTCGATGTGGGAGAAAACGCCGAGGCGCAAAAACTCGTCCACCGGGCATTACAAGCATCCCCGGAAGCCCCGGCTGCTTGGCAACTGGACGGAGCAATCAAACATAAACGAAGCGACTGGCCGCAAGCCCTCGCAAGTTACCAACGCGCCTTGTCCTATCAACCCAACGACGCAGAGACACAGCTGGCGGTGGCGGAAATCTATGCCGATCTTCAAAGGCCTGGTCGGACGCTGTCGACCCTGGACCGCCTTGAGCAACGAGTCGTGCCGGTTCAACACAGGCAACGCATGCTGACACTGAAGGGGCATGCCTTGCACGGCCTGAGCCGTTATGAAGAGGCAAGCGACGCACTTCTTGCCGCGATTGAGGCCGGTGAACCATCCCCCGAACTGCTTGCCAGTCTGGCAGAAACTCAGTTTGAAGCTGGCCAGTACCAGCAAGCCCGTCAGACAATTCGTCACGCGTTGCCAGTGGTAGGACCAGAACAAACCGCATTATTGCAGCGACTGATGACAAAAATTGCTGCGAATGAGCATGCAGGAGGGAATCGTGTGCGTTAA
- a CDS encoding CNNM domain-containing protein — protein MIFAVVLFLVGVFLSAFFSGSETGFYRATRVRLTMDAMSGDLTARSLLWLTNNPSLFVATTLIGNNLANYLTSLAIVLASTRYFGESDWVAVVAPIVFSPLVFVYGELLPKNLFFQAPNRLLSLTGPLFVFCAVLFMPVSAVLWLLGRALTYVLGESAERLQLSLARKELQRVFDEGHQVGILRPAQRQLAQAMMSMAMQPLQRFSTAATRFPSVHIGSAKREAYRLANRQRTPTILVTEARGRRVIGYVDILDLKLDPGEAIESVQELLEIPNTETPISALTRLQDADQLLARLVDDEGRTTGLLNAKSLVEILLREVSPTR, from the coding sequence ATGATTTTCGCTGTCGTGCTGTTTTTGGTGGGGGTTTTTCTCAGCGCATTTTTCAGTGGATCTGAAACAGGGTTCTATCGGGCGACTCGTGTTCGGCTGACGATGGATGCGATGAGCGGCGATTTGACGGCAAGAAGTTTGCTATGGCTGACAAATAATCCGTCGTTGTTCGTCGCGACCACGCTGATCGGAAACAATCTGGCCAACTATTTAACCTCCTTGGCAATCGTATTAGCCAGCACTCGCTACTTCGGAGAATCAGATTGGGTGGCGGTGGTGGCGCCGATTGTCTTTTCTCCGCTTGTATTTGTGTATGGCGAGTTGCTCCCGAAGAACCTGTTTTTCCAAGCTCCCAACCGTTTGCTCTCCTTGACGGGCCCACTGTTCGTTTTTTGTGCCGTCCTTTTTATGCCGGTTTCAGCGGTACTTTGGTTGTTGGGGCGCGCTTTAACTTATGTGTTAGGCGAGTCGGCTGAACGGTTGCAACTCTCGCTCGCTCGTAAGGAGTTACAACGCGTCTTCGACGAAGGCCATCAAGTTGGCATCCTCCGTCCGGCTCAGCGACAATTAGCCCAAGCGATGATGTCAATGGCTATGCAACCGCTTCAGCGTTTTTCCACGGCGGCAACCCGATTTCCCTCGGTGCATATCGGATCTGCCAAACGCGAGGCCTATCGGTTGGCAAACCGGCAAAGGACTCCCACGATCCTGGTCACCGAAGCCCGTGGACGTCGTGTAATTGGCTACGTTGATATCCTCGATCTGAAATTGGATCCAGGAGAGGCGATTGAGAGCGTACAAGAGCTGCTTGAGATTCCGAATACCGAGACGCCCATTTCAGCTTTAACTCGGTTGCAGGATGCGGATCAGCTGCTTGCGCGGTTGGTGGACGATGAAGGTCGCACCACCGGCTTGCTTAACGCAAAATCGCTGGTGGAGATCTTGTTGCGCGAAGTCAGTCCCACGCGATAA
- a CDS encoding CNNM domain-containing protein — protein sequence MTFLSALLESAPLLFAMTVLIGFSAFFSASEAALFSLRAPERSALKNGNRAQRLAADLLEDPDRLLTAVLFWNLLVNIVYFALASLVGFRLDKVGVGKSALLMFTVGALLSMIFLSEMLPKSFAVLKARAISALISVPLSAAVKVVDPLMPTLRVINLLSRRLIWPTFEAEPYLEVTDLARAIEISTDNAELIEQERNVLRNVVSLSDLRADECMRPRSLLVTFRPPVSLASVRKKLPPSGYLFITEMDSDEIVSALELRSMFEVHEEHLERYAQPAVYVPWCTTVADVLQRMETSQCDVAVIVNELGETIGVMTRRDILDVAFTTRSSRSERILKRQPIEKIAEALWQVSGLTNLRALEEFFQVELPDTSFVTVAGVVQESLQRMPEAGDQCEWGPFSFQVVQIQVDGQIAVELTRVDEQEGQA from the coding sequence GTGACGTTCTTAAGTGCCTTGCTGGAATCTGCTCCGCTGCTCTTTGCGATGACGGTGTTGATAGGTTTTTCGGCCTTTTTCTCCGCCAGTGAAGCAGCTTTGTTTTCGTTGCGAGCACCTGAACGCTCCGCTCTGAAAAATGGCAATCGAGCTCAGCGATTGGCTGCCGATTTGTTGGAGGATCCGGATCGTCTGCTGACTGCCGTTCTGTTCTGGAATCTGTTGGTCAACATTGTCTATTTTGCACTTGCCTCACTCGTCGGGTTTCGTTTGGACAAGGTTGGAGTCGGGAAGTCGGCGTTGCTGATGTTTACCGTCGGCGCTCTGCTGTCGATGATCTTCCTGAGTGAAATGTTGCCGAAGAGTTTCGCGGTGCTGAAAGCACGAGCGATTTCTGCATTAATCAGCGTGCCTCTCTCTGCAGCAGTCAAGGTAGTTGATCCTTTAATGCCGACGTTACGGGTGATTAATCTGCTTTCGCGTCGCCTAATTTGGCCAACGTTCGAGGCCGAGCCTTATTTGGAGGTCACCGATTTGGCACGCGCGATTGAGATTTCTACCGACAATGCGGAATTGATTGAACAAGAACGGAATGTGCTACGCAATGTTGTCTCGTTATCTGACCTCCGTGCTGACGAATGCATGCGGCCTCGCTCGCTGCTCGTGACATTTCGTCCGCCTGTCAGCTTGGCTAGTGTTCGGAAGAAGTTGCCACCAAGTGGTTATCTTTTTATCACCGAAATGGACAGCGATGAGATCGTTTCAGCGTTAGAGTTGAGATCGATGTTTGAGGTTCACGAGGAACACTTAGAACGTTACGCTCAACCGGCGGTCTATGTGCCTTGGTGTACAACGGTTGCCGATGTGCTACAGCGAATGGAAACGAGTCAGTGTGATGTTGCCGTGATCGTGAATGAATTAGGTGAGACGATCGGTGTCATGACGCGACGCGACATTCTTGACGTGGCTTTCACAACTCGTTCCAGTCGGAGCGAGCGGATATTGAAGCGTCAGCCAATCGAGAAAATTGCTGAAGCTTTGTGGCAAGTGTCGGGACTTACGAATCTTCGCGCGCTGGAAGAATTTTTCCAAGTGGAGCTTCCGGATACTTCTTTTGTCACTGTCGCAGGTGTCGTGCAAGAATCATTACAACGAATGCCCGAGGCCGGTGATCAATGTGAATGGGGGCCATTCTCTTTTCAGGTCGTGCAAATTCAAGTGGATGGTCAAATAGCTGTTGAGTTGACTCGCGTCGATGAGCAGGAGGGGCAGGCATGA
- a CDS encoding alpha/beta hydrolase produces MKNRFRIVVAMMLVFQIAEMCGGQEAGEALSDRDFKTHLDRVYATSPSRNLRLDLYVPDAELPVPIIVWVHGGAWRQGSKRLSKARVREVVKHGYALASVEYRLSQEALFPAQIQDCKAAIRWLRAHARQYGLDPDRIGVWGSSAGGHLVALLGTSDGVKSLEVAGDHLDQSSRVQAVCDWFGPTDFLQMNAHAPVPNRLDHDAANSPESQLVGGAIQDHPDRVHAASPITYVTSDDPPFLIMHGDRDPLVPFHQSQLLHRSLQAAGVESKLRRIKGAGHGGPGFHTAGNRHALWAFFDEHLSRP; encoded by the coding sequence GTGAAAAACCGTTTCCGAATTGTTGTGGCCATGATGCTTGTCTTTCAAATCGCCGAAATGTGCGGCGGACAAGAAGCCGGTGAAGCTTTGTCGGATCGTGATTTCAAGACCCATCTCGATCGGGTCTACGCGACCTCGCCGAGCCGTAATCTTCGCCTGGATTTGTACGTTCCCGACGCCGAATTACCTGTCCCGATAATTGTTTGGGTTCATGGGGGCGCTTGGCGGCAGGGAAGCAAACGGTTGTCTAAGGCTCGCGTGCGGGAGGTGGTCAAGCACGGTTATGCTCTGGCGAGCGTCGAGTATCGGCTTTCACAGGAAGCCTTGTTTCCGGCACAAATTCAAGACTGTAAAGCCGCGATCCGATGGTTGCGTGCTCACGCGAGGCAGTATGGTTTGGATCCTGATCGGATCGGTGTTTGGGGGAGTTCGGCGGGTGGACATCTTGTGGCCTTATTGGGAACGTCGGATGGGGTGAAATCCCTGGAAGTTGCTGGTGATCACCTTGATCAATCAAGTCGTGTCCAAGCTGTCTGTGATTGGTTTGGTCCGACTGACTTTCTGCAGATGAACGCCCACGCACCTGTCCCCAACCGTCTTGATCATGACGCCGCAAATTCCCCGGAGTCGCAGCTTGTGGGAGGTGCGATTCAGGATCATCCCGACCGGGTTCACGCCGCGAGTCCCATTACCTATGTGACATCCGACGACCCCCCTTTTCTCATCATGCACGGTGACCGTGATCCGTTGGTGCCGTTCCATCAGAGTCAATTACTTCATCGTTCACTTCAGGCCGCCGGTGTCGAGTCGAAGCTGCGACGAATCAAAGGTGCAGGGCACGGTGGACCCGGATTCCATACCGCTGGAAATCGCCATGCCCTGTGGGCGTTTTTTGATGAGCACTTGAGCAGGCCCTGA